The following coding sequences are from one Streptomyces sp. V3I7 window:
- a CDS encoding NUDIX domain-containing protein: MEFVDGYDKYAYEPFAVTVDLAVLTLREGALHVLLVERGQEPYAGHWALPGGFVLPDESAETAARRELAEETGLSDVSGLHLEQLRTYSEPGRDPRMRVVSVAFTALLPDPPEPRGGGDAAQACWVPYASAVPLAFDHDRILADARDRIGAQLENTCLATAFCPPEFTLGELQRVYEAVWDTALDRPNFRRKVLAAPGFVEPVPGAARLTGGRGKPAALYRAGTAAALHPPLLRPTREGRPA; the protein is encoded by the coding sequence GTGGAGTTCGTGGACGGCTACGACAAGTACGCCTACGAGCCCTTCGCCGTCACCGTCGACCTCGCCGTGCTGACGCTGCGCGAGGGCGCGCTGCACGTGCTGCTCGTCGAGCGGGGCCAGGAGCCGTACGCCGGTCACTGGGCGCTGCCCGGCGGCTTCGTGCTGCCCGACGAGTCCGCCGAGACGGCGGCCCGGCGTGAACTCGCCGAGGAGACCGGCCTGTCGGACGTCTCCGGGCTGCACCTGGAGCAGCTGCGCACCTACAGCGAGCCGGGCCGCGACCCCAGGATGCGCGTCGTGTCCGTCGCGTTCACCGCGCTGCTGCCCGACCCTCCCGAGCCGCGCGGCGGCGGTGACGCGGCGCAGGCGTGCTGGGTGCCGTACGCGAGCGCGGTGCCGCTCGCCTTCGACCACGACCGGATCCTGGCCGACGCCCGCGACCGGATCGGCGCCCAGTTGGAGAACACCTGCCTCGCCACCGCCTTCTGCCCGCCCGAGTTCACGCTCGGCGAGCTCCAGCGGGTCTACGAGGCGGTGTGGGACACCGCGCTGGACCGGCCCAACTTCCGCCGCAAGGTGCTCGCCGCACCCGGCTTCGTCGAGCCGGTCCCGGGCGCCGCCCGGCTCACCGGCGGCCGTGGCAAACCCGCCGCGCTCTACCGCGCGGGGACCGCCGCCGCCCTGCACCCGCCCCTGCTCCGGCCGACCCGGGAAGGACG
- a CDS encoding pseudouridine synthase — protein MRSSGSGKSGGRGNHRGAGNNRDERQQGQGRPSKPRPEERRYDVGPGATKDGPKAGRGGAARGGAKGGPKRAQQSGGRTAPGRSREYETRAEERNRERYAGKKDVKPPKTFPGAEQEGERLQKVLARAGYGSRRSCEELIEQARVEVNGEIVLEQGMRVDPEKDEVKVDGLTVATQSYQFFALNKPAGVVSTMEDPEGRQCLGDYVTNRETRLFHVGRLDTETEGIILLTNHGELAHRLTHPRYGVQKTYVAAIVGPIPRDLGKRLKDGIQLEDGYARADHFRVIEQTGKNYLVEVTLHEGRKHIVRRMLAEAGFPVEKLVRTSFGPITLGDQKSGWLRRLSNTEVGMLMKEVDL, from the coding sequence ATGCGAAGCAGCGGCAGCGGCAAGAGCGGCGGGCGCGGTAACCACCGCGGCGCGGGCAACAACAGGGACGAGCGCCAGCAGGGGCAGGGCCGTCCCAGCAAGCCCCGCCCCGAGGAGCGCCGCTACGACGTGGGCCCCGGCGCCACGAAGGACGGCCCCAAGGCCGGCCGCGGCGGCGCGGCCCGTGGTGGCGCCAAGGGCGGCCCCAAGCGGGCCCAGCAGAGCGGTGGGCGTACGGCTCCCGGCCGCTCGCGTGAGTACGAGACCCGGGCCGAGGAGCGGAACAGGGAGCGGTACGCGGGCAAGAAGGACGTCAAGCCGCCCAAGACCTTCCCGGGCGCCGAGCAGGAGGGCGAGCGGCTGCAGAAGGTCCTCGCGCGCGCGGGCTACGGCTCCCGGCGTTCCTGCGAGGAGCTGATCGAGCAGGCGCGGGTCGAGGTCAACGGCGAGATCGTGCTCGAACAGGGCATGCGGGTCGACCCGGAGAAGGACGAGGTCAAGGTCGACGGTCTGACCGTCGCCACGCAGTCGTACCAGTTCTTCGCGCTGAACAAGCCCGCCGGTGTCGTCTCGACGATGGAGGACCCCGAGGGACGCCAGTGCCTCGGCGACTACGTCACCAACCGCGAGACGCGCCTGTTCCACGTCGGCCGGCTCGACACCGAGACCGAGGGCATCATCCTGCTCACCAACCACGGCGAGCTGGCGCACCGACTCACCCACCCGCGGTACGGCGTGCAGAAGACGTACGTCGCGGCCATCGTCGGCCCGATCCCGCGCGACCTGGGCAAGCGCCTGAAGGACGGCATCCAGCTGGAGGACGGCTACGCGCGCGCTGACCACTTCCGGGTCATCGAGCAGACCGGCAAGAACTACCTGGTCGAGGTGACCCTGCACGAGGGCCGCAAGCACATCGTCCGGCGCATGCTGGCCGAGGCCGGCTTCCCGGTCGAGAAGCTCGTGCGCACGTCCTTCGGGCCGATCACCCTGGGCGACCAGAAGTCGGGCTGGCTGCGCCGCCTGTCGAACACGGAGGTCGGGATGCTGATGAAGGAAGTCGACCTCTAA
- the scpB gene encoding SMC-Scp complex subunit ScpB yields the protein MSEETTELPEGLRGVAGLDLKPALEAVLMVVDEPATEEHLARILHRPRRQIGDALRELADEYTVQDRGFELRLIAGGWRFYTRPAYAPAVERFVLDGQQARLTQAALETLAVVAYRQPVSRSRVSAVRGVNCDGVMRTLLQRGLVEEAGAEPETGAILYRTTNYFLERMGLRGLDELPELAPFLPEAEAIEAETQEGVPSFDPDAPDAPGGQDADD from the coding sequence GTGAGCGAGGAGACCACCGAGCTTCCGGAGGGCCTGCGCGGCGTCGCCGGGCTGGACCTCAAGCCCGCCCTGGAGGCCGTGCTCATGGTCGTGGACGAACCCGCGACCGAGGAGCACCTCGCCAGGATCCTTCACCGCCCGAGGCGGCAGATCGGCGACGCCCTGCGCGAGCTGGCCGACGAGTACACCGTCCAGGACCGGGGATTCGAGCTGCGCCTCATCGCCGGCGGCTGGCGCTTCTACACGCGTCCGGCCTACGCTCCCGCCGTCGAACGCTTCGTCCTGGACGGCCAGCAGGCCCGCCTCACCCAGGCGGCCCTGGAGACCCTGGCCGTCGTCGCCTACCGCCAGCCGGTGAGCCGCAGCCGCGTCTCCGCCGTGCGCGGAGTGAACTGCGACGGCGTGATGCGCACCCTCCTCCAGCGCGGTCTGGTCGAGGAAGCAGGCGCGGAACCCGAAACAGGTGCGATCCTGTACAGGACGACGAACTACTTCCTGGAGCGGATGGGCCTGCGCGGCCTGGACGAACTCCCGGAGCTCGCGCCCTTCCTCCCGGAGGCGGAGGCGATCGAGGCCGAGACCCAGGAGGGCGTACCGTCGTTCGACCCGGACGCGCCCGACGCGCCCGGCGGTCAGGACGCAGACGACTAA
- a CDS encoding segregation/condensation protein A, which translates to MTDAPRRRPLGQGPRTTAPRVQPPSPTAPADETPPPAKQQPPTVELPPSGLEAEPGGGDTAEVASRGGSLTGEASQAIVEQSSERRRDLAPGSGPEGESEAVAGAGREPEDAPGHGLLAAESQQAGPESPSATTDVGQDSGEDRAGGGVFKVRLANFEGPFDLLLQLISRHKLDVTEVALSKVTDEFMAHIRAMGADWSLDQTTEFLVVAATLLDLKAARLLPAAEIEDEADLALLEARDLLFARLLQYRAYKQIAEIFNRRLDDEALRHPRTVGLEPHHADLLPEVVISIGPEGFAKLAVKAMQPRPKPQVYVDHIHAPLVSVQEQARIVVARIRDLGEASFRALVEDTDDTLTVVARFLALLELYREKAVALDQEAALGELTVRWTGGDGDEAPRVTDEFDRPPAEKTEETDDTEEESIA; encoded by the coding sequence ATGACCGACGCCCCTCGCCGCCGTCCCCTGGGGCAGGGCCCCCGCACCACCGCTCCACGGGTCCAGCCCCCCTCACCCACGGCTCCCGCCGACGAGACGCCGCCGCCTGCGAAGCAGCAGCCGCCGACGGTCGAGCTGCCCCCGTCGGGGCTGGAGGCGGAGCCGGGCGGCGGGGATACGGCCGAGGTTGCCTCCCGGGGCGGTTCGCTTACGGGGGAGGCGTCGCAGGCCATCGTGGAGCAGTCGTCCGAGCGCCGGCGCGATCTGGCGCCCGGTTCAGGGCCGGAAGGCGAGTCCGAGGCGGTGGCTGGGGCTGGGCGTGAGCCCGAAGACGCTCCCGGGCATGGACTGCTTGCGGCCGAGTCGCAGCAAGCCGGTCCCGAGTCTCCTTCAGCCACCACGGACGTGGGTCAGGACAGTGGCGAAGACCGTGCCGGCGGCGGTGTCTTCAAGGTTCGGCTTGCGAATTTCGAGGGGCCGTTCGATCTGTTGCTGCAGTTGATCTCGCGGCACAAGCTCGATGTCACCGAGGTGGCGCTGTCCAAGGTCACCGATGAGTTCATGGCGCACATCCGGGCGATGGGGGCCGACTGGAGCCTGGATCAGACGACGGAGTTCCTCGTCGTCGCCGCCACGCTGCTCGATCTCAAGGCGGCCCGGCTGCTGCCCGCCGCCGAGATCGAGGACGAGGCCGACCTGGCGCTGCTCGAGGCGCGGGACCTGCTCTTCGCGCGGCTGCTCCAGTACCGGGCGTACAAACAGATCGCCGAGATCTTCAACCGGCGCCTGGACGACGAGGCCCTGCGTCACCCTCGTACCGTCGGACTCGAACCGCACCACGCCGACCTGCTGCCCGAGGTCGTCATCAGCATCGGTCCGGAGGGGTTCGCCAAGCTCGCGGTCAAGGCGATGCAGCCCCGGCCCAAGCCGCAGGTGTACGTCGACCACATCCACGCGCCGCTGGTCAGCGTGCAGGAGCAGGCTCGGATCGTCGTGGCCCGGATCCGGGACCTGGGCGAGGCCAGCTTCCGGGCCCTGGTCGAGGACACCGACGACACCCTGACCGTCGTCGCCCGCTTCCTCGCCCTGCTGGAGCTGTACCGCGAGAAGGCCGTCGCCCTCGACCAGGAGGCCGCCCTCGGCGAGCTCACCGTGCGCTGGACCGGCGGGGACGGGGACGAGGCGCCCAGGGTGACGGACGAGTTCGACCGGCCGCCCGCCGAGAAGACCGAGGAGACGGACGACACCGAGGAGGAGAGCATCGCGTGA
- a CDS encoding ParA family protein yields MNESTFSPGGGHPGTPVRGQGPTGFEAVGSVAVRTFAAQQSHRTSGVTHPAHQSMDGHHVNAMAGDGSGAPHNQFADYEELPDGHFYDPDAEYEPDPEYAATLAPDAARQRRERIGPTGRPLPYFPIPGPLTDHGPAKIIAMCNQKGGVGKTTSTINLGAALAEYGRRVLLVDFDPQGALSVGLGVNPMELDLTVYNLLMERGMSADEVLLKTAVPNMDLLPSNIDLSAAEVQLVSEVARESTLQRALKPLMSDYDYIVIDCQPSLGLLTVNALTAAHKVIVPLECEFFALRGVALLTETIEKVQERLNPELELDGILATMYDSRTVHSREVLARVVEAFDDHVYHTVIGRTVRFPETTVAGEPITTYASNSVGAAAYRQLAREVLARCHAE; encoded by the coding sequence GTGAATGAGTCGACATTTTCTCCCGGGGGTGGTCACCCAGGAACGCCGGTACGGGGTCAGGGACCCACGGGGTTCGAGGCTGTCGGCTCCGTCGCGGTGCGCACCTTCGCAGCCCAACAGAGTCACCGGACCTCAGGGGTGACTCACCCAGCACACCAGAGCATGGATGGCCATCACGTGAACGCCATGGCCGGCGACGGGAGTGGCGCGCCCCACAACCAATTCGCCGACTACGAGGAACTGCCCGACGGGCACTTCTACGACCCGGACGCCGAGTACGAGCCCGACCCCGAGTACGCGGCCACGCTCGCGCCCGACGCCGCGCGTCAGCGCCGCGAGCGCATCGGCCCGACCGGGCGCCCGCTGCCGTACTTCCCGATCCCGGGCCCGCTGACCGACCACGGGCCCGCGAAGATCATCGCGATGTGCAACCAGAAGGGCGGCGTCGGCAAGACGACGTCGACCATCAATCTGGGTGCCGCGCTCGCGGAGTACGGCCGGCGCGTGCTGCTCGTGGACTTCGACCCGCAGGGCGCGCTGTCGGTGGGTCTCGGCGTCAACCCGATGGAACTCGATCTGACGGTCTACAACCTGCTCATGGAGCGGGGCATGTCCGCGGACGAGGTCCTGCTGAAGACGGCGGTCCCCAACATGGACCTGCTGCCCTCCAACATCGACCTGTCGGCCGCCGAGGTCCAGCTGGTCTCGGAGGTCGCCCGCGAGTCGACGCTCCAGCGGGCACTGAAGCCGCTGATGAGCGACTACGACTACATCGTGATCGACTGTCAGCCCTCGCTCGGTCTGCTCACGGTCAACGCGCTGACGGCCGCTCACAAGGTGATCGTGCCGCTGGAGTGCGAGTTCTTCGCGCTGCGTGGTGTGGCGCTGCTGACCGAGACGATCGAGAAGGTCCAGGAGCGGCTCAACCCCGAGCTGGAGCTCGACGGCATCCTCGCCACGATGTACGACTCGCGCACGGTCCACAGCCGCGAGGTCCTGGCGCGCGTCGTCGAGGCGTTCGACGATCACGTCTACCACACGGTCATCGGCCGTACGGTCCGCTTCCCGGAGACCACGGTCGCCGGTGAGCCGATCACCACGTACGCCTCCAACTCCGTCGGTGCCGCCGCCTACCGCCAGCTCGCCAGGGAGGTGCTCGCCCGGTGTCACGCCGAGTGA
- the ald gene encoding alanine dehydrogenase: MIDVKVGIPREVKNNEFRVAITPAGVHELVRNGHQVVVERGAGLGSSIPDHEYVSAGAEILDTADEVWATADLLLKVKEPVAEEYHRLRKDQTLFTYLHLAASKECTDALLESGTTAIAYETVELPSRALPLLAPMSEVAGRLAPQVGAYHLMRAAGGRGVLPGGVPGTLPAKAVVIGGGVSGWNAAQIAIGMGFEVTLLDRDINKLREADRIFGTKVKAVMSNAFELEKAVLDADLVIGAVLIPGAKAPKLVTNELVSRMKPGSVLVDIAIDQGGCFEDSRPTTHAEPTFQVHNSIFYCVANMPGAVPNTSTYALTNATLPYIVSLANNGWAEALRRDAALAKGLNTHDGKVVYKEVAEAHGLDSIELETLIG, translated from the coding sequence GTGATCGACGTGAAGGTCGGCATCCCCCGCGAGGTCAAGAACAACGAGTTCCGGGTGGCCATCACCCCCGCCGGTGTGCACGAGCTGGTGCGCAACGGCCACCAGGTCGTCGTCGAGCGGGGCGCCGGCCTCGGCTCCTCCATCCCGGACCACGAGTACGTCTCCGCCGGTGCCGAGATCCTGGACACGGCCGACGAGGTGTGGGCCACCGCGGACCTGCTGCTGAAGGTCAAGGAGCCCGTCGCGGAGGAGTACCACCGCCTCCGCAAGGACCAGACGCTCTTCACCTACCTGCACCTGGCCGCCTCCAAGGAGTGCACCGACGCCCTCCTGGAGTCCGGCACCACGGCGATCGCGTACGAGACTGTCGAGCTCCCCAGCCGCGCCCTGCCGCTGCTCGCCCCGATGTCCGAGGTCGCGGGCCGGCTGGCCCCGCAGGTCGGCGCCTACCACCTGATGCGCGCGGCCGGCGGCCGCGGTGTGCTGCCCGGCGGTGTCCCCGGCACGCTGCCCGCCAAGGCGGTCGTCATCGGCGGCGGTGTCTCCGGCTGGAACGCCGCGCAGATCGCCATCGGCATGGGCTTCGAGGTGACCCTGCTCGACCGCGACATCAACAAGCTGCGTGAGGCCGACCGGATCTTCGGCACGAAGGTCAAGGCCGTCATGTCCAACGCCTTCGAGCTGGAGAAGGCCGTCCTCGACGCCGACCTGGTCATCGGTGCCGTCCTCATCCCGGGCGCCAAGGCCCCGAAGCTGGTCACCAACGAGCTGGTGTCCCGGATGAAGCCGGGAAGTGTCCTTGTCGACATCGCGATCGACCAGGGCGGCTGCTTCGAGGACTCGCGTCCGACCACGCACGCCGAGCCCACCTTCCAGGTGCACAACTCGATCTTCTACTGCGTCGCCAACATGCCCGGCGCGGTGCCCAACACCTCCACCTACGCGCTGACCAACGCGACGCTGCCGTACATCGTGTCGCTGGCCAACAACGGCTGGGCCGAGGCCCTGCGCCGGGACGCCGCGCTGGCCAAGGGCCTCAACACCCATGACGGCAAGGTGGTTTACAAGGAGGTCGCCGAGGCCCACGGCCTGGACTCCATCGAGCTGGAGACCCTGATCGGCTGA
- a CDS encoding tetratricopeptide repeat protein gives MADEAVNTGGVKLSGEADVERQFLGRTRELKELRADIERAGLDTLAGRKAPRARVLLIAGRPGSGRTALAEELVEQVAGRYPDGVLRARLGEPDGTPVPVERAAADLLAALDLPIPPGAAADDLTEVLRTALAGRRMLLLLDDAASPEQVDALLPDTPDCLVVAVSKGPLTGITDVRPCTLGGLDTKSAIELLTRYTGSVRITVDPRAAESLVEICQAHPAALTLAGGWLASCPQAAVSHLAKRLHAELDETAPLSRVFRLVYDHLPASSARMLRLLCLAPAGLVDPHTASALAGCSVDSARGTLDQFVALGLLRAVPAPLPQYEVPACLHPLLRALADTQDRPGELQLARARMLERTVRLLQSCRAITETDGAEAREKVQGLPRALRFSSPRAAADWLRVRRPALLASARLAVADGGLDTLARRLMSQLVRAMVAHIGTQAAAPDLYGIHRLVLDVAERHELHREKAAALLNLADLDVRTGRTAKALVRYRAALDAGRAAGDPYATGRAMESVGGAYQELGDYDRAADWFGRALAQRLARDERADAARLYGRIATAQTYAGRYGEALRGWRAAIAGHRRTGDVAAQARALSELARVQEYAGRPEESLYSCQEAVEWARRADDVRLQAALHLRLADTLDRLGDPAAARLHRSAGERMLGEEEPQEFPGLPVPQEHQEAGSGTEGEAGPETGVDPGPGSDPRPEREPALQHGASTCEIRSASDRD, from the coding sequence GTGGCGGACGAGGCGGTGAACACAGGCGGCGTGAAGCTGTCCGGCGAAGCGGACGTGGAGCGTCAGTTCCTGGGCCGTACAAGGGAGTTGAAGGAGCTGCGCGCCGACATCGAGCGCGCCGGCCTCGACACCCTCGCCGGCCGCAAGGCCCCACGCGCGCGCGTGCTGCTGATCGCGGGCAGACCGGGTTCCGGCCGTACGGCCCTCGCCGAGGAGCTCGTGGAGCAGGTCGCCGGCCGTTACCCCGACGGGGTACTGCGCGCCCGGCTCGGTGAACCCGACGGCACACCCGTACCGGTCGAGCGCGCCGCCGCCGACCTGCTCGCCGCCCTCGACCTGCCCATCCCGCCGGGAGCCGCCGCCGACGACCTCACCGAGGTACTGCGGACGGCTCTCGCCGGGCGGCGGATGCTGCTCCTGCTGGACGACGCTGCCTCGCCCGAACAGGTCGACGCCCTGCTGCCGGACACCCCCGACTGCCTGGTCGTCGCCGTGTCCAAGGGCCCGCTCACCGGCATCACGGACGTCCGCCCGTGCACCCTGGGCGGCCTCGACACCAAGTCGGCGATCGAACTGCTCACCCGGTACACCGGATCGGTCCGCATCACCGTCGACCCGCGCGCCGCCGAGAGCCTGGTCGAGATCTGCCAGGCGCACCCCGCCGCCCTCACCCTGGCCGGCGGCTGGCTCGCCTCCTGTCCCCAGGCCGCCGTCTCCCACCTGGCCAAGCGCCTGCACGCGGAGCTGGACGAGACCGCGCCCCTGTCCCGCGTCTTCCGGCTGGTCTACGACCACCTGCCCGCCTCGTCCGCCCGGATGCTGCGCCTGCTCTGCCTGGCCCCGGCCGGCCTCGTCGACCCGCACACCGCCTCCGCTCTCGCCGGCTGCTCGGTCGACAGCGCTCGCGGCACCCTGGACCAGTTCGTCGCCCTCGGCCTGCTGCGGGCCGTGCCCGCCCCGCTGCCGCAGTACGAGGTTCCCGCCTGTCTGCATCCCCTGCTGCGCGCCCTCGCCGACACCCAGGACCGGCCCGGCGAACTCCAGCTGGCCCGCGCCCGGATGCTGGAGCGGACCGTACGGCTGCTCCAGTCCTGCCGGGCGATCACCGAGACGGACGGCGCCGAGGCCCGCGAGAAGGTCCAGGGACTGCCGCGCGCGCTGCGCTTCTCCAGCCCCCGTGCCGCGGCCGACTGGCTGCGGGTCCGCCGGCCCGCCCTGCTCGCCTCGGCCCGCCTCGCGGTCGCCGACGGAGGCCTGGACACGCTGGCTCGCCGGCTGATGTCGCAGCTGGTGCGGGCCATGGTGGCGCACATCGGCACCCAGGCGGCCGCCCCCGACCTGTACGGCATCCACCGTCTCGTCCTCGACGTGGCCGAGCGCCACGAGCTGCACCGCGAGAAGGCCGCCGCCCTGCTGAACCTCGCCGACCTGGACGTCCGGACCGGCCGCACGGCCAAGGCGCTGGTCCGCTACCGGGCCGCCCTCGACGCCGGACGCGCGGCCGGCGACCCGTACGCGACCGGCCGCGCCATGGAATCCGTGGGCGGCGCCTACCAGGAACTGGGTGACTACGACCGGGCCGCCGACTGGTTCGGCCGCGCCCTCGCCCAGCGGCTGGCCCGCGACGAGCGCGCCGACGCCGCCCGGCTCTACGGCCGTATCGCCACCGCCCAGACCTACGCGGGCCGTTACGGCGAGGCGCTGCGCGGCTGGCGCGCGGCCATCGCCGGACACCGCAGGACGGGCGATGTCGCGGCCCAGGCACGGGCGCTGAGCGAGCTGGCGCGTGTCCAGGAGTACGCCGGACGCCCCGAGGAGTCCCTGTACTCCTGCCAGGAGGCGGTCGAGTGGGCGCGCCGCGCCGACGACGTACGGCTCCAGGCCGCCCTGCATCTCCGGCTCGCCGACACCCTCGACCGCCTGGGCGACCCGGCCGCCGCCCGACTGCACCGGAGCGCCGGCGAGCGCATGCTGGGGGAGGAGGAGCCCCAGGAGTTTCCCGGGCTCCCGGTGCCTCAGGAACATCAGGAGGCCGGTTCCGGAACCGAAGGTGAAGCCGGGCCGGAGACCGGAGTCGACCCCGGGCCGGGCTCCGATCCGCGACCGGAGCGGGAACCTGCCCTGCAGCACGGTGCAAGCACCTGCGAAATCCGTAGCGCATCCGACAGAGATTGA
- a CDS encoding NUDIX hydrolase, translating to MTIKDTPEEWEVRATGTPFVGNKTSVRTDDLVMPDGSVARRDYQVHPGSVAVLAIDDQDRVVVIRQYRHPVRQKLWEIPAGLLDVPGENPLHAAQRELYEEAHVKAEDWRVLTDVYTTPGGCDEAVRIFLARGLSEAEGERFEVEDEEADMELARVPLDELVRGVLAGELHNNCLVVGVLSLVAARAGDGVEQLRPAAAPWPARPFEA from the coding sequence ATGACCATCAAGGACACCCCGGAGGAGTGGGAGGTCCGGGCGACCGGGACTCCCTTCGTCGGCAACAAGACCTCCGTCCGCACGGACGACCTGGTCATGCCCGACGGCTCGGTGGCGCGCCGCGACTACCAGGTCCACCCCGGCTCCGTGGCCGTGCTCGCCATCGACGACCAGGACCGTGTGGTGGTCATCCGCCAGTACCGCCACCCGGTGCGGCAGAAGCTGTGGGAGATCCCGGCCGGCCTGCTCGACGTGCCCGGCGAGAACCCGCTGCACGCCGCCCAGCGCGAGCTGTACGAGGAGGCGCACGTCAAGGCCGAGGACTGGCGGGTGCTGACCGACGTGTACACCACGCCCGGCGGCTGCGACGAGGCTGTACGGATCTTCCTGGCCCGGGGTCTGTCCGAGGCCGAGGGGGAGCGCTTCGAGGTCGAGGACGAAGAGGCCGACATGGAGCTCGCGCGCGTGCCGCTCGACGAGCTCGTCCGCGGCGTGCTCGCCGGGGAGCTGCACAACAACTGCCTCGTCGTGGGCGTCCTGTCGCTGGTCGCGGCGCGCGCCGGTGACGGCGTCGAGCAGCTGCGCCCGGCCGCGGCCCCGTGGCCCGCGCGCCCCTTCGAAGCCTGA
- a CDS encoding CTP synthase, translated as MPPKSTTTKHIFVTGGVASSLGKGLTASSLGMLLKARGLRVVMQKLDPYLNVDPGTMNPFQHGEVFVTNDGAETDLDIGHYERFLDRDLDGSANVTTGQVYNTVIAKERRGEYLGDTVQVIPHITNEIKHRIRRMATDEVDVVITEVGGTVGDIESLPFLETVRQVRHEVGRDNVFVVHISLLPYIGPSGELKTKPTQHSVAALRNIGIQPDAIVLRCDREVPTAIKRKISLMCDVDEDAVVACPDARSIYDIPKVVHAEGLDAYVVRKLDLPFRDVDWTTWEDLLDRVHNPDHEITLALVGKYIDLPDAYLSVTEALRAGGFANKARVKIKWVTSDDCKTPAGAAAVLGDVDGICIPGGFGDRGVLGKVGAIRYARENKIPLLGLCLGLQCIVIEAARNLADIPDANSTEFDAATNHPVISTMAEQMDIVAGEGDMGGTMRLGMYPAKLAEGSIVREVYDDKEYVEERHRHRYEVNNAYRAELEKKAGIVFSGTSPDGKLVEYVEYPRDVHPYLVATQAHPELRSRPTRPHPLFAGLVKAAVERKTAE; from the coding sequence ATGCCGCCGAAATCCACGACGACCAAGCACATCTTCGTCACCGGGGGTGTCGCCTCCTCGCTCGGCAAGGGCCTCACCGCCTCCAGCCTGGGCATGCTGCTCAAGGCCCGTGGCCTGCGCGTCGTCATGCAGAAGCTCGACCCGTACCTGAACGTCGACCCCGGCACGATGAACCCCTTCCAGCACGGTGAGGTCTTCGTCACCAACGACGGCGCCGAGACCGACCTGGACATCGGCCACTACGAGCGCTTCCTCGACCGCGACCTCGACGGCTCCGCCAACGTCACCACCGGCCAGGTGTACAACACCGTCATCGCCAAGGAGCGGCGCGGCGAGTACCTGGGCGACACCGTGCAGGTGATCCCCCACATCACCAACGAGATCAAGCACCGCATCCGCCGCATGGCCACCGACGAGGTGGACGTCGTCATCACCGAGGTCGGTGGCACCGTCGGCGACATCGAGTCGCTGCCGTTCCTGGAGACCGTCCGCCAGGTCCGCCACGAGGTCGGCCGCGACAACGTCTTCGTCGTGCACATCTCGCTGCTGCCCTACATCGGCCCCTCCGGCGAGCTGAAGACCAAGCCGACCCAGCACTCCGTCGCCGCGCTGCGCAACATCGGTATCCAGCCCGACGCGATCGTGCTGCGCTGCGACCGCGAGGTCCCCACCGCCATCAAGCGCAAGATCTCGCTGATGTGCGACGTCGACGAGGACGCCGTCGTGGCCTGCCCCGACGCCCGCTCGATCTACGACATCCCGAAGGTCGTCCACGCCGAGGGCCTGGACGCCTACGTCGTGCGCAAGCTCGACCTGCCCTTCCGCGACGTCGACTGGACGACGTGGGAGGACCTGCTCGACCGCGTCCACAACCCCGACCACGAGATCACCCTCGCCCTGGTCGGCAAGTACATCGACCTGCCCGATGCCTACCTCTCGGTCACCGAGGCGCTGCGCGCCGGCGGCTTCGCCAACAAGGCCCGCGTCAAGATCAAGTGGGTCACCTCGGACGACTGCAAGACCCCGGCCGGCGCCGCGGCCGTCCTCGGCGACGTCGACGGCATCTGCATCCCCGGCGGCTTCGGCGACCGCGGTGTGCTCGGCAAGGTCGGCGCCATCCGCTACGCCCGCGAGAACAAGATCCCGCTGCTCGGCCTCTGCCTCGGCCTGCAGTGCATCGTGATCGAGGCCGCGCGCAACCTGGCCGACATCCCGGACGCCAACTCCACCGAGTTCGACGCCGCCACCAACCACCCGGTCATCTCCACCATGGCCGAGCAGATGGACATCGTCGCCGGCGAGGGCGACATGGGCGGCACCATGCGACTCGGCATGTACCCGGCCAAGCTGGCCGAGGGCTCGATCGTGCGCGAGGTGTACGACGACAAGGAGTACGTCGAGGAGCGCCACCGCCACCGCTACGAGGTGAACAACGCCTACCGCGCCGAGCTGGAGAAGAAGGCCGGCATCGTCTTCTCGGGCACCTCGCCGGACGGCAAGCTCGTCGAGTACGTCGAGTACCCGCGCGACGTCCACCCCTACCTGGTCGCCACCCAGGCGCACCCGGAGCTGCGCTCGCGGCCGACGCGCCCGCACCCGCTCTTCGCCGGCCTGGTGAAGGCCGCGGTCGAGCGGAAGACCGCCGAGTAA